From the genome of Cryptococcus neoformans var. neoformans B-3501A chromosome 1, whole genome shotgun sequence, one region includes:
- a CDS encoding hypothetical protein (Match to EST gb|CF184307.1|CF184307; Similar to gi|40746082|gb|EAA65238.1| hypothetical protein AN0060.2 [Aspergillus nidulans FGSC A4], FASTA scores: opt: 517, E(): 2.3e-25, (33.799% identity (58.939% similar) in 358 aa overlap (7-336:845-1174))) translates to MAAPRIAHLAHKSVLELSGPDAQKFLKGLSCKDVEYLAGGYSGFLNASGRVLHTAFVFPRSKNSYLITHESPEDHPAPLTSLLPPFKLRSKVRIKDVTSQWDAWSAWGSDLQGGPSPIRTWKMGSGGASESHWDWEGGVRDLGLRDDEVGCWDLRAGWPHMGRQLLIPKGEKPSLATSHDLGNMDDYELHRMLLGVPEGPTEILPGHALPLESCMDIHGGVDFRKGCFLGQELTVRTYHTGATRKRILPVRLIPLDQTSSSSISDLLSSSPQQSLDEVSTPLDITYHPPSSSATRKPRSAGKILSLHNAVGLALVRLEMAERCWWSGDILRSSVSQWLDSGAGRLTTQVNGKEWGVYVGQGEAYAAALEHMSSSS, encoded by the exons ATGGCCGCCCCGCGCATAGCACACCTCGCCCACAAGTCCGTCCTCGAGCTGTCGGGGCCCGACGCCCAAAAGTTCCTCAAGGGACTCAGCTGCAAAGACGTCGAGTACCTCGCAGGTGGCTACAGCGGCTTCCTCAACGCTTCCGGCAGAGTACTTCACACTGCATTCGTCTTTCCCCGCTCAAAAAACTCGTATCTCATCACTCACGAGTCTCCAGAAGACCACCCAGCACCACTTAcgtccctccttcctcccttcaAGCTCAGGTCCAAAGTAAGGATAAAAGATGTGACAAGTCAGTGGGATGCTTGGTCAGCATGGGGGTCAGACTTGCAAGGCGGGCCAAGTCCGATAAGGACCTGGAAGATGGGAAGTGGGGGCGCCTCTGAAAGCCACTGGGATTGGGAGGGCGGCGTCCGTGATCTCGGGCTgcgagatgatgaggtCGGTTGCTGGGATCTCCGAGCGGGGTGGCCTCATATGGGGAGGCAGCTGTTGATCCcaaagggagagaagc CGTCGCTGGCGACATCGCATGATCTCGGAAACATGGATGATTACGAGTTGCATCGAATGCTGCTGGGCGTACCCGAGGGTCCCACAGAAATATTGCCAGGTCATGCCTTACCTTTAGAAAGCTGTATGGATATTCACGGCGGAG TTGATTTCCGCAAGGGTTGTTTTTTGGGCCAAGAACTGACTGTCCGAACGTATCATACGGGCGCGACACGTAAACGTATCTTACCAGTTCGACTGATTCCTCTGGACCAAACCAGTTCCAGTTCCATTTCCGacctcctttcttcttctccccagcAATCTTTGGATGAAGTCAGCACCCCTCTCGATATAACATACcatccgccttcttcttccgccacGCGCAAACCTCGTTCTGCTGGCAAAATACTGTCACTACATAACGCCGTGGGCTTAGCTCTGGTGCGGCTCGAAATGGCAGAACGATGTTGGTGGTCGGGTGATATTTTACGATCATCCGTTAGTCAATGGTTAGATAGCGGCGCTGGCAGATTGACGACGCAAGTGAACGGCAAGGAATGGGGAGTGTACGtgggacaaggagaagcaTACGCAGCTGCGCTAGAACAcatgtcatcatcatcataa
- a CDS encoding hypothetical protein (Similar to gi|34899114|ref|NP_910903.1| P0496C02.23 [Oryza sativa (japonica cultivar-group)], FASTA scores: opt: 645, E(): 7.2e-32, (36.141% identity (64.946% similar) in 368 aa overlap (27-384:9-353)); HMMPfam hit to WD40, WD domain, G-beta repeat, score: 53.4, E(): 6e-13) — protein MPDIKLKNQASLCASTRLFLAYTSIKPFDVAFHPKEPVVFSSLLTGQVCAWSYDDATGETSSSWSVRPSKRTARALSIEENGDEIWMGGKSGSLLCALTPPKVMCPILLMSNCSQLSTRDGSMTRERDSAHECPINRVYCVNRNLVATGDDDGVIKLWDPRQADSIRTYSQHFDYISDFTYFDDKRQLVATSGDGHLSVIDIRSNKSTPLTVSEDQEDELLSIVPIKGGQKAIVGSGLGILSVWNRQMGWADSVDRIPGHPASIDAIVALTPDIIATGSEDGMIRVIQVLPHKFLGVVATHEEFPVERIRLDRNNKWLGSVSHDECLKLTDVEDLFEDSDEDDEMEEDEPDSDEEKSKKKKKDNGMKDMSRGQAENDGSFFADL, from the exons ATGCCGGacatcaagctcaaaaaCCAGGCAAGTCTATGTGCTTCCACCAGACTTTTTTTAGCTTATACCAGTATCAAGCCCTTCGACGTTGCTTTCCATCCCAAGGAACCGGTCgttttctcctctcttcttaCGGGACAAGTTTGCGCATGGAGCTACGATGACGCTACGGGAGAAACCTCGTCCTCGTGGAGTGTAAGGCCATCCAAAAGAACTGCTAGGGCGTTGTCAATAGAAGAAAACGGAGACGAAATTTGGATGGGCGGTAAAAGCGGAAGTCTTTTGTGCGCATTAACCCCTCCAAAAGTCATGTGTCCCATTTTGCTGATGTCCAATTGTAGCCAGCTTTCAACTCGCGATGGATCTATgacaagagaaagggataGTGCTCATGA GTGTCCTATCAATCGAGTGTACTGTGTCAACCGTAACCTCGTTGCGACtggcgacgacgatggcGTGATTAAA CTATGGGATCCTAGGCAAGCAGACTCTATCCGGACGTATTCCCAGCACTTTGATTACATTTCCGACTTTACATATTTTGATGACAAAAGGCAGCTAGTTGCTACATC GGGTGACGGTCACTTATCAGTGATTGATATTCGCTCAAACAAGTCTACGCCTTTGACAGTGTCTGAAGATCAAGAGGATGAGCTCTTGTCAATCGTCCCTATAAAAGGGGGTCAGAAAGCGATTGTAGGGTCCGGCTTGGGTATTCTGTCCGTTTGGAACCGTCAGATGGGCTGGGCCGACT CTGTCGATCGAATACCTGGACACCCCGCTTCGATTGATGCTATAGTTGCTCTTACACCTGATATTATCGCCACAGGGTCCGAGGACGGTATGATCCGAGTGATACAAGTGTTACCTCATAAATTTT TGGGTGTGGTCGCTACTCATGAGGAGTTTCCAGTCGAGCGTATCCGACTAGACCGCAATAATAAGTGGCTTGGCAGTGTCAGTCACGATGAATGTTTGAAACTCACGGATGTGGAAGACCTGTTCGAAGACAGtgacgaggacgatgagatggaagaagatgaaccaGATTcggacgaggagaagagcaaaaagaagaagaaagataaTGGGATGAAGGATATGAGTCGAGGTCAAGCGGAGAATGACGGCAGTTTCTTTGCAGACttatga
- a CDS encoding hypothetical protein (Similar to gi|19114701|ref|NP_593789.1| putative myotubularin-like protein-tyrosine phosphatase [Schizosaccharomyces pombe], FASTA scores: opt: 1073, E(): 1.6e-55, (42.807% identity (70.526% similar) in 570 aa overlap (34-589:23-549)); HMMPfam hit to Myotub-related, Myotubularin-related, score: 165.7, E(): 9.3e-47): MDALRVARVDNVTIQYFLPPTAPDQKPTPCTQIGQLHLTPHHLIFSHTPSTAYEPEIWIPYPLITRLTRLPQTINGLYPLQVETKTFESYVLHFTKDRDGGAEEVWQSVKDCSVKSSVEQLYAFFYVPPSPGTGWTVFNHRTEFARQGLGTRTKAWRFTDINKDYSFSPTYPSKLVVPSRISDSTLMYAGKYRSKARIPALTYLHWANNASITRSSQPMVGIKNSRSSQDERLVECIFSSHLFLDNAYSSAPVFGATSTNLIIDARPTTNAMANVAMGAGTENMENYKLGKKAYLGIDNIHVMRNSLKMVVEAIREANLKPSVPLNRALLRKSNWLRHISTILDGALIIVRNIHLNASHVLIHCSDGWDRTGQLSAVAQICLDPYYRTFDGFKVLVEKDWLAFGHKFLDRSGHLSSEKYFMVTENDDETEEEGVSAQRAAQAFFASVQKQFTSTSHLKEISPVFHQFLDCVRQIQRQFPERFEFNEQYLLDIYRHLYTCQFGTFLFNNERERQGNTSPSRKSFVEQTSSVWDYLDSPSEREKHINSLYDASLDSNQSRDAGADQGVLFYDPKDVRFWFRLFGRGDEEMNGSALTLNQPQGVDIIGPIGGDQVEDMAAGEILRGASPVSAPSTHAAPSQSRPWNWSQLSGNALNAVHSAAREIKSISQDALSQIRAEANELDKESWQQEGKGKNSEPTPLTESVSLPEANPWSAEARPSPFTPPPRPNSQVSRTTQNPWAAMPDTVTSLSHLTLDSKAPDSPANDAGAKERAEEKQQKAWDPLGAL; this comes from the exons ATGGACGCATTACGGGTAGCAAGGGTAGACAACGTAACAATCCAATACTTCCTTCCCCCAACAGCCCCTGATCAAAAGCCAACTCCCTGCACTCAAATCGGCCAGCTACATCTCACCCCGCATCATCTCATATTCTCCCATACACCCTCTACAGCTTACGAACCAGAAATATGGATACCCTACCCTTTGATAACTCGTCTCACCCGTCTGCCCCAGACAATCAACGGTCTCTATCCTCTTCAGGTAGAAACGAAAACCTTTGAAAGCTACGTCCTTCACTTCACCAAGGACAGGGATGGTGGTGCAGAGGAAGTTTGGCAGAGTGTCAAAGATTGCTCTGTCAAAT CATCTGTCGAACAGCTGTACGCATTCTTCTATGTCCCCCCGTCACCCGGTACAGGCTGGACCGTCTTCAACCATCGAACCGAGTTTGCCCGACAGGGTTTAGGCACTCGGACCAAAGCCTGGCGATTCACAGATATAAACAAGGACTACTCTTTTTCCCCGACATATCCGAGCAAGCTCGTTGTACCCAGTCGTATCAGTGATTCTACACTCATGTACGCGGGCAAGTACAGGAGCAAGGCACGTATACCGGCATTGACGTACCTCCACTGGGCCAACAAC GCTTCTATCACACGATCATCGCAACCAATGGTTGGTATAAAAAACTCACGCTCGTCTCAAGATGAAAGACTGGTCGAGTGTATATTTTCATCCCACTTGTTCCTTGACAATGCCTATTCCTCTGCCCCTGTCTTCGGAGCCACTTCTACCAACCTCATTATAGACGCTCGTCCAACCACAAACGCCATGGCCAATGTAGCAATGGGCGCGGGAACGGAGAACATGGAGAATTATAAACTGGGCAAAAAGGCCTATCTCGGGATTGACAACATTCACGTCATGCGAAATAGCCTCAAAATGGTCGTCGAAGCAATCAGAGAAGCTAATTTGAAACCATCGGTCCCCCTCAATCGAGCTCTCTTACGCAAGAGTAACTGGTTACGACATATCTCGACGATTCTCGACGGCGCTCTTATCATTGTTCGTAATATACATCTCAACGCATCGCACGTTCTTATCCATTGCTCTGATGGATGGGACCGGACAGGCCAACTAAGCGCTGTCGCACAGATATGTCTCGATCCTTACTATCGTACATTTGACGGATTCAAGGTGCTCGTAGAGAAGGATTGGCTGGCATTTGGTCACAAATTCCTGGACCGCTCTGGACATTTATCTTCGGAGAAATATTTCATGGTGACGGAGAATGACGACgagacagaggaagagggggtgAGTGCGCAACGTGCCGCACAAGCATTCTTTGCCTCGGTGCAAAAGCAATTCACTAGCACCTCTCACCTCAAGGAGATTTCGCCGGTTTTCCATCAGTTCCTCGACTGTGTACGACAGATCCAGCGCCAGTTTCCCGAACGTTTCGAGTTTAACGAACAGTACCTTTTAGATATATATCGACATCTTTACACTTGCCAGTTTGGTACTTTTTTGTTTAACAATGAGCGGGAACGTCAAGGAAACACGTCCCCATCACGCAAGTCGTTTGTAGAGCAAACAAGTTCTGTATGGGACTATCTCGACTCACCTTCTGAGCGTGAAAAACATATCAACTCCTTGTACGATGCCTCACTTGACAGCAATCAATCGCGAGATGCGGGGGCCGATCAAGGTGTGCTGTTTTATGATCCCAAAGATGTTAGGTTTTGGTTCAGGCTCTTTGGGcggggagatgaagagatgaatGGATCAGCTCTAACCCTAAATCAGCCTCAGGGAGTCGACATCATCGGTCCTATTGGGGGAGATCAAGTGGAAGATATGGCTGCAGGAGAGATACTGCGAGGGGCGTCTCCAGTTTCAGCTCCGTCAACCCACGCCGCACCCAGCCAGAGTCGCCCGTGGAACTGGTCTCAGCTCTCTGGTAATGCCCTTAACGCTGTCCATTCAGCAGCCAGAGAAATCAAGAGCATATCGCAAGACGCACTGTCTCAGATTAGGGCCGAGGCAAATGAATTGGATAAAGAATCTTGGCAACAAGAGGGCAAGGGGAAGAATAGTGAGCCGACACCCCTTACGGAATCTGTTTCGCTTCCAGAGGCAAACCCATGGTCCGCTGAGGCTCGTCCATCTCCGTTCACTCCGCCTCCTCGACCGAACTCTCAGGTGTCGCGGACGACTCAAAACCCATGGGCAGCCATGCCAGACACAGTTACTTCGTTATCTCATTTAACCCTTGACAGCAAGGCCCCGGATTCCCCAGCAAACGATGCAGGAGCGAAGGAgagagcagaagaaaagcAACAAAAGGCTTGGGATCCTCTTGGAGCATTATAA
- a CDS encoding hypothetical protein (Similar to gi|46099027|gb|EAK84260.1| hypothetical protein UM03273.1 [Ustilago maydis 521], FASTA scores: opt: 1238, E(): 4.9e-67, (42.794% identity (69.623% similar) in 451 aa overlap (8-446:315-762)); HMMPfam hit to Kelch, Kelch motif, score: 149.1, E(): 9.5e-42), which yields MAHPGALSRNTPEASLPRSYPESSDNARKSAAVPSANADAATARRLPALPNGPHSFRTDTSTPAGELDSAYEQTATRRRRAGTRSERPSTQPNTDSKGQRTSSRTAHPRKPHEPRLPSAKDVRRAPASSMYFYPAPCYGSPPNQALRAHTGTLVGERIWVIGGVDKQTCFRDVACFDTESFMWSTLETQGERFPPLRAHTTTLVGDKLFIFGGGDGPSYSNDVWILDTTTHRFSRPSFSPDLPLPPPRRAHSTVLYQHYLIVFGGGNGQTALNDVWALDVSDPNALTWTEWKTKGDIPQKKGYHTANLIGDKMVVFGGSDGHASFADVHVLNLKTCVWTLINTDIKHNRLSHTSTQVGSYLFVIGGHNGQAYAQDVLLFNLVTLQWEMKLPRGVFPPGRGYHVALLHDARIFLSGGYNGETVFDDFWILDLSASAYLPQVTTFQVDENLYKRSITESSSLWQTHL from the exons ATGGCGCACCCCGGCGCACTCTCCCGCAACACACCAGAGGCTTCACTCCCCAGATCCTACCCAGAATCCAGCGACAACGCCCGCAAATCTGCCGCCGTGCCCTCTGCAAACGCTGATGCAGCAACAGCCAGGCGTCTCCCAGCTCTCCCCAATGGCCCACACTCATTCAGGACAGACACAAGCACACCAGCCGGCGAACTTGACAGTGCTTACGAACAGACAGCCACCAGACGGCGGAGAGCCGGTACCCGCTCGGAGCGGCCGTCAACCCAGCCAAATACGGACAGTAAGGGTCAAAGGACATCTTCCAGAACTGCACACCCTCGCAAACCACATGAGCCTCGTCTTCCCTCCGCCAAAGACGTCCGCCGTGCACCAGCCTCGTCAATGTACTTCTACCCAGCGCCGTGTTACGGATCCCCTCCCAATCAAGCCCTTCGAGCACATACGGGAACACTGGTAGGAGAGCGTATATGGGTCATTGGGGGAGTCGATAAACAAACCTGTTTCAGAGACGTTGCTTGCTTTGACACGGAAAGTTTCATGTGGAGCACCCTAGAGACACAAGGAGAGCGTTTCCCACCTTTACGAGCTCACACCACAACTCTTGTGGGTGATAAGCTCTTCATATTCGGTGGGGGTGATGGGCCTTCATACAGTAACGATGTCTGGATTTTGGATACGA CTACCCATCGCTTCTCTCGGCCATCGTTCAGCCCGGACCTACCCTTGCCTCCTCCAAGACGCGCCCATAGCACAGTCCTCTACCAGCACTATCTGATAGtctttggaggaggcaaTGGTCAGACAGCTCTGAATGATGTTTGGGCCTTGGATGTCTCCGATCCTAACGCCTTGACTTGGACTGAATGGAAGACCAAAGGCGATATCCCTCAGAAAAAAGGATATCACACTGCGAATCTCATAGGTGATAAGATGGTTGTCTTCGGAGGCAGTGATGGCCATGCCAGTTTTGCCGATGTCCATGTTCTGAATCTCA AGACTTGTGTTTGGACTCTCATTAACACTGACATTAAACACAACCGTCTTTCACATACATCTACACAAGTGGGGTCATACCTATTTGTGATTGGAGGTCATAACGGACAGGCCTATGCCCAAGATGTCCTACTTTTCAACCTGG TGACATTACAATGGGAAATGAAATTGCCTCGGGGCGTCTTTCCCCCCGGCCGAGGATATCACGTAGCTTTATTACATGATGCCCGGATTTTTCTATCTGGAGGTTATAACGGAGAAACTGTCTTCGACGATTTTTGGATCTTAGACCTAAGCGCTAGTGCTTATCTACCCCAAGTT ACCACCTTCCAAGTTGATGAAAATCTGTACAAACGATCAATAACAGagtcatcttctctctggCAAACCCATTTATAG
- a CDS encoding hypothetical protein (Match to ESTs gb|CF193373.1|CF193373, gb|CF187609.1|CF187609, gb|CF188976.1|CF188976; Similar to gi|46100505|gb|EAK85738.1| hypothetical protein UM04470.1 [Ustilago maydis 521], FASTA scores: opt: 3357, E(): 2.4e-212, (68.296% identity (87.852% similar) in 675 aa overlap (7-680:22-695)); HMMPfam hit to Isoamylase_N, Isoamylase N-terminal domain, score: 94.9, E(): 2e-25): MTAVSLSDGTAVLKTDPWLEPFSGALRERYAAYQKQRTIIEEHEGGLAEFSKGYKSMGFQIDKNGGVRYREWASNATEARLIGEFNNWSHTANPMTKSPFGVWECYVPPVSPGVCAIPHDSMVKISMTLPGGESIDRIPTWITRVTQDLNISPIYDGRFWNPPKEQQYQFKHGHSTRPVEGLKIYEAHVGISSPNMRVTTYKEFEVDVLPKIKQLGYNCIQMMAIMEHAYYASFGYQVTNFFAASSRFGTPEELKSLVDKAHELGLTVLLDVVHSHASKNILDGINMYDGSDHLYFHEGGRGRHDQWDSRLFNYGQHEVLRFLLSNLRFWMDIYMFDGFRFDGVTSMMYKHHGIGSGFSGGYHEYFGDSVDLEAMVYLMLANAMLHETYPHVVTIAEDVSGMPTLCRPVAEGGVGFDYRLSMAIPDMWIKLLKEYTDDQWEMGQIVHNLTNRRHLEKSVAYAESHDQALVGDKTLAFWLMDKEMYDFMSDLSPLTPIIDRGLALHKMIRFIVHTLGGEAYLNFEGNEFGHPEWMDFPREGNGNSFAHARRQFNLVDDKLLRYKYLYEFDVAMNWLEDKYKWLNSPQAYVSLKHEGDKMIVFERAGLLFIFNFHPTQSFTDYRVGVDTAGEYKVILTSDETRFGGHNRIDMGGRYFTTPMEWNGRKNWLQVYSPSRTVLVLGL; encoded by the exons ATGACAGCTGTTTCGTTATCAGATG GCACAGCCGTGTTGAAGACTGATCCTTG GTTGGAACCGTTTTCTGGCGCCCTCCGTGAACGATATGCCGCTTATCAAAAGCAACGTACCATTATTGAAGAGCACGAAGGCGGTCTCGCCGAATTCTCAAAAGGCTATAAATCTATGGGCTTCCAGATTGATAAAAATGGGGGTGTAAGGTATCGGGAATGGGCCTCTAACGCGACAGAAGCGAGACTCATTGGCGAATTCA ACAACTGGTCCCATACGGCCAATCCTATGACAAAGTCTCCTTTCGGTGTATGGGAATGTTACGTACCTCCAGTTTCACCCGGCGTCTGCGCCATTCCCCATGATTCCATGGTCAAGATATCAATGACACTCCCAGGAGGTGAATCTATTGACAGGATTCCTACCTGGATTACTCGAGTCACCCAAGATCTTAACATATCTCCTATATATGACGGACGCTTCTGGAACCCGCCAAAGGAGCAACAGTACCAATTCAAACATGGGCATTCTACTCGGCCGGTAGAGGGATTGAAAATTTACGAGGCCCACG TGGGGATTTCTAGCCCCAATATGAGAGTTACCACATACAAGGAGTTCGAGGTGGATGTCCTACCGAAGATAAAACAGCTTGGCTATAATTGTATTCAGAT GATGGCTATTATGGAGCACGCATACTACGCCT CATTCGGCTATCAAGTCACCAATTTCTTTGCTGCTTCGTCTCGCTTCG GTACACCGGAAGAACTGAAATCTCTCGTTGACAAGGCACACGAATTGGGTCTTACCGTACTTCTTGATGTGGTTCATTCCCATGCTAGTAAAAACATTCTTGATGG TATCAATATGTATGATGGTTCTGACCACCTTTACTTCCATGAAGGTGGCAGAGGCAGACATGATCAATGGGATTCTCGCCTCTTCAATTATGGCCAACATGAAGTGCTCCGCTTTTTGCTTTCTAATCTCCGATTCTGGATGGACATATACATGTTTGATGGCTTCAGGTTCGATGGTGTCACCAGTATGATGTACAAACATCATGGTATTGGTTCAGGTTTCTCAG GAGGATATCATGAATACTTTGGGGATTCAGTAGACCTTGAGGCCATGGTATACCTCATGCTG GCAAATGCCATGCTGCACGAGACTTATCCTCATGTTGTCACCATAGCGGAGGACGTCTCCGGGATGCCCACCCTTTGCCGTCCAGTTGCAGAGGGTGGTGTTGGATTTGATTATCGACTTTCCATGGCCATCCCTGACATGTGGATCAAGCTTCTCAAAGAATACACCGATGATCAATGGGAGATGGGCCAGATTGTCCACAACCTCACTAATCGAAGGCACTTGGAGAAAAGTGTTGCATACGCTGAAAGTCATGATCAGGCTTTGGTTGGAGACAAGACTTTAGCCTTCTGGTTGATGGATAAGGAGATGT ATGACTTTATGTCTGATCTTTCCCCTTTGACTCCCATTATCGACAGGGGCTTAGCTCTTCATAAAATGATAAG ATTCATTGTCCATACACTTGGAGGAGAGGCGTATCTCAATTTTGAAGGGAATGAGTTTGGACACCCTGA ATGGATGGATTTCCCACGAGAAGGCAATGGCAACTCCTTTGCCCATGCTCGTCGCCAGTTCAACCTTGTGGATGACAAGTTGTTGCGTTACAAATATCTGTATGAGTTTGATGTCGCTATGAACTGGCTGGAGGACAAATACAAGTGGCTCAACTCCCCTCAA GCTTATGTTTCTCTCAAACAtgaaggagacaagatgatTGTGTTTGAGAGAGCCGGACTGCTATTCATTTTCAATT TCCATCCCACACAATCATTCACGGACTATCGAGTTGGTGTAGATACTGCAGGAGAGTACAAGGTCATCTTAACAAGTGATGAGACTAGATTCGGCGGACACAATCGCATTGATATGGGTGGGAGGTATTTCACGACACCCATGGAATGGAATGGGCGGAAGAATTGGCTTCAAGTCTATTCGCCTTCGAGGACTGTACTCGTTCTTGGGCTTTAA
- a CDS encoding hypothetical protein (Similar to gi|46099271|gb|EAK84504.1| hypothetical protein UM03601.1 [Ustilago maydis 521], FASTA scores: opt: 334, E(): 2.6e-15, (54.321% identity (81.481% similar) in 81 aa overlap (1-80:1-79)); HMMPfam hit to zf-CSL, CSL zinc finger, score: 96.5, E(): 6.5e-26) — MPNYYDELEIEDFAWDPVARVFHYPCPCGDRFEISKGQLRDGEEIAICPSCSLIVRVIYDYLDWEDYVTTDDEDDGGSVDTPLSNTSPDPAYPVVVGSAEVESQSKTASSAVSSQKEECTSLSDRLAGLQVESGKEDDPVQEHKREDSSDVLH; from the exons ATGCCCAATTACTACGACGAACTAGAAATCGAAGACTTCGCCTGGGATCCAGTTGCCCGGGTATTCCACTATCCGTGCCCTTGCGGTGACCGTTTCGAAATATCCAAAGGTCAACTTCGAGATGGGGAGGAAATTGCCATCTGCCCTAGTTGCAGTTTGATCGTTAGGGTGATCTACGACTAT CTTGATTGGGAGGACTATGTCACGAcagacgatgaggatgatggtggcTCTGTGGACACCCCTCTTTCCAACACGTCCCCTGACCCAGCATATCCGGTTGTTGTGGGGTCGGCCGAAGTCGAGAGCCAGTCTAAAACAGCTTCGAGTGCTGTCTCATcgcaaaaggaagagtgcACCTCGTTGAGTGACAGACTAGCAGGACTGCAGGTTGAGAgtgggaaagaagatgacccGGTTCAAGAACATAAAAGGGAAGATAGTTCTGATGTTTTGCATTGA